A genomic window from Myxococcales bacterium includes:
- a CDS encoding heavy-metal-associated domain-containing protein: protein MPTIVLNIEGMTCGGCVKAVQNVLGRLEGAEVVEVSVGRAVLRFGSAWGGDSSPAVAAIAKAGFTARVAEPAGDATR, encoded by the coding sequence ATGCCGACGATCGTGCTGAATATCGAGGGGATGACGTGCGGGGGCTGCGTGAAGGCGGTGCAAAATGTGCTGGGCCGGCTAGAAGGTGCCGAGGTCGTCGAAGTGAGCGTCGGCCGCGCAGTACTGCGTTTCGGTTCAGCGTGGGGAGGTGATTCGAGCCCGGCGGTCGCGGCGATCGCCAAGGCAGGCTTCACCGCGCGCGTCGCGGAACCTGCGGGGGACGCTACGCGCTGA
- a CDS encoding HAD-IC family P-type ATPase, producing MSQAAQDPVQCLGCGRPTDPLRAGHVAILDGRFRYFCDASCKAAYVESSPSAERSFDLTAEPPRVASLTRSARPPGVAPSARPPGVAPSPRDQAVESGPRTRPRTPAAPEVSIDVDDPADDGARRDTDPPSHPTLRSWASTPPLEELAPSAPPPAPASQSAVDEPYLAPSVDYARWAEEEPASLPAPHTQRSLDEPSPASGQVTRAPFARLWLPLAAVVAGAGAFALALAGVPEPRLRAGLVLLGAALLVPWFVRKPRVLGEPSPWIAGAPTLGLVAVAVVAAALRVDQAGGVVSAAGLAVAALVLSQLAALRAEAEVLGYTEELAAHLGGGARRVVGSTTVTLPSSDLRLGDRVAVAAGEVLRVDGVVVRGRATVIPWAFAGTEATKAAGDAVLAGLTVLEGELVVEASAVGRERLATRRFAGRETAGLFGLVRVWTPRALPIVCALVGAAEFASNAPWLGVLSAAFAAGTSLSVVGVVATLTLATAATQQDALTAGIAFRDARALELAGMSDVAVLCSRGTVLMGEPEVIAIDPLGARVYDRKRILALAAGAEGSRGTPAGKALLGAAAGEGVVAESLRSVLTHEGLGVTALLANGEPLIVGSRAHLLKERVSVAASEERVRELEAQGASVVLVALSGKLAGLVALQDALRPGARAAIQRLLEARVEPVLVSGETREACDTLARALDIDHVRPEVLPQDRAAEVRALAEGGHVVAVVGRAVADDAALAAADVSIALGSIGLPGDFAVLLATDDVRAAALALSLARSLRERVRRGLVFGVAPTVVAVLGLAFGVIPTPLAPLAGLAAAVLGLLAVRRLSA from the coding sequence ATGAGTCAAGCCGCACAAGACCCCGTGCAGTGCCTCGGCTGTGGGAGGCCGACCGATCCGCTGCGCGCGGGGCACGTGGCGATCCTCGACGGGCGCTTCCGCTACTTCTGCGACGCGAGCTGCAAGGCTGCGTACGTCGAGAGCTCGCCGTCGGCGGAGCGGTCGTTCGACCTCACCGCGGAGCCCCCGCGGGTGGCGTCGCTCACTCGCTCGGCGAGGCCGCCGGGCGTGGCGCCGTCGGCGAGGCCGCCGGGCGTGGCGCCGTCGCCGCGCGACCAGGCCGTCGAGTCGGGGCCGCGCACACGCCCGCGCACGCCGGCAGCGCCCGAGGTCTCGATCGATGTCGATGACCCCGCCGACGACGGGGCCCGGCGCGACACCGACCCGCCCTCCCACCCCACCCTCCGCTCGTGGGCCTCCACGCCGCCGCTCGAGGAGCTCGCGCCCTCCGCGCCGCCGCCGGCGCCCGCGTCGCAGAGCGCCGTCGACGAGCCGTACCTCGCGCCCTCCGTAGACTACGCCCGGTGGGCGGAGGAGGAGCCCGCGTCGCTGCCGGCGCCGCACACCCAGCGGTCGCTCGACGAACCGTCGCCCGCGTCCGGGCAGGTGACCCGCGCGCCCTTCGCGCGACTCTGGCTACCTCTCGCCGCGGTGGTGGCGGGCGCGGGGGCGTTCGCCTTGGCCCTGGCGGGCGTCCCCGAGCCGCGGCTCCGCGCGGGCCTCGTGCTGCTCGGCGCGGCGCTGCTGGTGCCGTGGTTCGTGCGAAAGCCGCGGGTCCTTGGCGAGCCCTCGCCATGGATCGCGGGCGCGCCCACGCTCGGCCTGGTCGCGGTCGCGGTCGTGGCGGCCGCGCTCCGCGTCGACCAGGCGGGAGGCGTGGTCTCCGCGGCCGGGCTCGCGGTCGCGGCGCTCGTGTTGTCGCAGCTCGCGGCGCTCAGGGCAGAAGCGGAAGTGCTTGGATATACAGAGGAACTCGCCGCCCACTTGGGCGGAGGTGCGCGGCGGGTCGTCGGATCGACCACGGTGACGCTCCCTTCCTCCGACCTCCGCCTCGGCGATCGCGTGGCCGTCGCGGCTGGCGAGGTTCTGCGCGTGGACGGGGTCGTGGTTCGCGGCCGGGCCACGGTGATCCCATGGGCGTTCGCGGGCACTGAGGCCACCAAGGCCGCCGGCGACGCGGTCCTGGCGGGCCTCACCGTGCTCGAGGGCGAGCTCGTCGTGGAGGCCAGCGCCGTGGGGCGAGAGCGCCTCGCGACGCGACGGTTCGCGGGGCGCGAGACCGCCGGCCTCTTCGGCCTCGTGCGTGTGTGGACACCCCGCGCGCTGCCCATCGTGTGCGCGCTCGTCGGCGCGGCCGAGTTCGCGAGCAACGCGCCCTGGCTCGGCGTACTGTCGGCCGCCTTCGCGGCGGGGACATCCCTCTCGGTGGTCGGAGTGGTCGCCACGCTCACGCTCGCCACGGCGGCGACCCAGCAGGACGCCCTGACCGCGGGCATCGCCTTCCGCGACGCCCGCGCGCTGGAGCTCGCGGGCATGAGCGACGTGGCCGTCCTGTGCTCCCGCGGCACCGTCCTCATGGGCGAGCCCGAGGTCATCGCGATCGATCCGCTCGGCGCGCGCGTCTACGATCGAAAGCGCATCTTGGCGCTCGCCGCGGGCGCCGAGGGCTCGCGTGGCACGCCCGCCGGCAAGGCGCTCCTAGGGGCCGCGGCGGGCGAGGGCGTGGTGGCCGAGTCGCTTCGCAGCGTCCTCACACACGAGGGCCTCGGCGTGACGGCGCTCCTCGCCAACGGCGAGCCGCTCATCGTCGGGAGCCGCGCCCACCTGTTGAAGGAGCGCGTGAGCGTCGCCGCCTCGGAGGAGCGCGTCCGCGAGCTCGAGGCCCAGGGGGCGAGCGTCGTGCTCGTCGCGCTCTCGGGCAAGCTCGCCGGTCTCGTCGCCCTCCAAGACGCGCTGCGACCCGGGGCGCGCGCCGCGATCCAGCGATTGCTCGAGGCTCGCGTCGAGCCCGTGCTCGTGAGCGGCGAGACGCGCGAGGCCTGCGATACCCTCGCGCGGGCGCTCGACATCGACCACGTGAGGCCCGAGGTGCTCCCGCAGGACCGCGCCGCCGAGGTGCGAGCCCTCGCCGAGGGAGGCCACGTCGTGGCGGTGGTGGGGCGCGCGGTGGCCGACGACGCCGCGCTTGCCGCGGCCGACGTGTCGATCGCGCTCGGCTCGATCGGCCTCCCCGGTGACTTCGCCGTGCTCCTCGCCACCGACGACGTGCGCGCCGCGGCGCTCGCCCTGAGCCTCGCCCGGAGCCTGCGCGAGCGAGTGCGGCGTGGCCTCGTGTTCGGCGTAGCGCCCACGGTCGTGGCCGTGCTCGGGCTCGCGTTCGGCGTTATCCCCACGCCGCTCGCGCCGCTCGCGGGCCTCGCCGCGGCCGTGCTCGGCCTGCTCGCGGTGCGTCGCCTCAGCGCGTAG
- a CDS encoding aspartate aminotransferase family protein, producing the protein MNNAELLALASQRLYPNYRPAPFVLSRGKGCEVWDVEGARYLDMAAGVAVCTLGHAHPAYVAAVSAQVAKLGHVSNWFYNEENVLLADELCRLSGFDRAMFCNSGAEALEALFKLARHHFFGRGQLSRTRFLAFDNAFHGRTMGALSLTGTPKYREGFGEVAGVTHVPYGDLEAVRAALTDEFAAVVVEPIQGEGGVLPAPEGFLAGLRAACDARGALLLFDEVQTGVGRTGAWFGFQRAGVAPDAVALAKGLGGGFPIGAILTREALAEALPPGTHGSTYAGNPLGCAAARAVLSAVATEGLVEGARAKGEHLAAGLRGLVAELPSVCEAERGVGLLRGLVLAPGWVARDVVARAAVAGLLLTGAGARVIRFVPPLVVTEAQLTDAVGLLKATLRAMASERGG; encoded by the coding sequence ATGAACAACGCCGAGCTCCTCGCCCTCGCCAGCCAGCGCCTCTACCCGAACTATCGGCCCGCGCCGTTCGTGCTCTCGCGCGGCAAGGGCTGCGAGGTGTGGGACGTGGAGGGCGCGCGCTACCTGGACATGGCGGCCGGGGTCGCTGTGTGCACGCTCGGGCACGCCCACCCCGCGTATGTGGCCGCCGTATCGGCGCAGGTCGCGAAGCTCGGGCACGTGTCGAACTGGTTCTACAACGAAGAGAACGTGCTGCTGGCCGACGAGCTCTGCCGTCTGTCGGGCTTCGATCGGGCCATGTTCTGCAACTCGGGCGCGGAGGCGCTCGAGGCGCTGTTCAAGCTCGCGCGCCATCATTTCTTCGGCAGAGGCCAGCTCTCGCGCACGCGTTTTCTCGCGTTCGACAACGCGTTTCACGGTCGCACCATGGGCGCCCTCAGCCTCACGGGGACGCCCAAGTATCGGGAAGGCTTCGGAGAGGTCGCCGGTGTCACGCACGTGCCCTACGGCGACCTCGAAGCGGTGCGCGCGGCCCTGACCGACGAGTTCGCCGCGGTCGTGGTCGAGCCCATTCAAGGCGAGGGCGGGGTGCTGCCTGCGCCGGAGGGCTTCCTCGCGGGCCTCCGCGCGGCCTGCGACGCGCGCGGCGCGCTGCTGCTGTTCGACGAGGTGCAGACGGGGGTGGGTCGCACGGGCGCGTGGTTCGGCTTCCAGCGGGCCGGCGTCGCGCCGGACGCCGTGGCGCTCGCGAAGGGGCTCGGCGGGGGCTTCCCGATAGGCGCGATCCTCACGCGGGAGGCCCTCGCCGAGGCGCTGCCCCCGGGCACGCACGGCTCCACCTATGCGGGCAACCCGCTTGGCTGCGCCGCGGCGCGCGCCGTGCTTTCGGCCGTCGCGACGGAGGGGCTCGTGGAGGGTGCCCGCGCCAAGGGTGAGCACCTCGCGGCGGGGCTGCGCGGTCTCGTCGCCGAGCTCCCGAGCGTGTGCGAGGCGGAGCGCGGCGTGGGGCTCCTGCGAGGCCTGGTGCTGGCGCCAGGGTGGGTCGCACGCGACGTCGTGGCTCGTGCCGCTGTCGCTGGGCTGCTGCTCACGGGCGCGGGCGCACGCGTCATACGCTTCGTGCCGCCTCTCGTGGTGACAGAGGCCCAGCTGACCGACGCCGTCGGCCTGCTGAAGGCCACGCTCCGAGCCATGGCGAGCGAGCGCGGCGGGTGA
- the kbl gene encoding glycine C-acetyltransferase: protein MFDAAQQVYSRTLQEIRDAGLYKNERVLVSPQAAAVQVGEGGGGEVLNFCANNYLGLSSHPAVIRAAHEAIDRRGFGMSSVRFICGTQDHHKALEQRISSFFGTEDAILYSSCFDANGGLFETLLGEEDAVISDALNHASIIDGISLCKAERHRYPNGDMAALEEALQKTQGKRLRMIATDGVFSMDGYLAKLDIICDLAEKYGAMVMVDDSHASGFIGATGRGTPEHFGVAKRIDVMTSTLGKALGGAAGGFTTGKQEIIDLLRQRSRPYLFSNSLPPAIVGASLAVLDLLDGTTALRDKVMANAERFRSGMKAAGFAVKDGVHPIVPVMLGDARLSQELAAALLEEGIYVIGFYFPVVPKGEARIRVQLSADHSEAQVDQAIAAFARAGKRLGVLA from the coding sequence ATGTTCGACGCCGCCCAACAGGTCTACTCCCGCACCCTCCAAGAGATCCGCGATGCGGGCCTCTACAAGAACGAGCGCGTGCTCGTGAGCCCTCAGGCCGCCGCGGTGCAGGTCGGCGAGGGCGGCGGCGGCGAGGTGCTGAACTTCTGCGCGAACAACTACCTCGGGCTCTCGTCCCACCCCGCGGTGATCCGCGCTGCGCACGAGGCGATCGATCGCCGCGGCTTCGGCATGAGCTCGGTGCGCTTCATCTGCGGCACGCAAGACCACCACAAGGCCCTCGAACAGCGCATCTCCTCCTTCTTCGGCACCGAAGACGCCATCCTCTACAGCTCCTGCTTCGACGCGAACGGCGGCCTCTTCGAGACGCTCCTCGGCGAGGAGGACGCGGTCATCTCCGACGCCCTCAACCACGCGTCGATCATCGACGGCATCAGCCTGTGCAAGGCCGAGCGGCACCGCTACCCCAACGGCGACATGGCCGCCCTCGAGGAGGCCCTCCAGAAGACCCAGGGCAAGCGCCTCCGCATGATCGCGACCGACGGCGTGTTCTCGATGGACGGCTACCTGGCCAAGCTCGACATCATCTGCGACCTCGCCGAGAAATACGGCGCCATGGTGATGGTCGACGACTCCCACGCGAGCGGGTTCATCGGCGCCACCGGCCGCGGTACGCCGGAGCACTTCGGGGTCGCCAAGCGGATCGACGTGATGACGAGCACGCTCGGCAAGGCGCTGGGCGGCGCCGCGGGCGGCTTCACGACCGGCAAGCAGGAGATCATCGACCTGCTGCGCCAGCGCTCGCGCCCGTACCTGTTCTCGAACTCGCTCCCGCCGGCGATCGTGGGCGCGTCGCTGGCGGTGCTCGACCTCCTCGACGGCACCACGGCGCTGCGCGACAAGGTCATGGCCAACGCCGAGCGCTTCCGCTCGGGGATGAAGGCGGCGGGCTTCGCCGTGAAGGACGGCGTCCACCCGATCGTGCCGGTCATGCTCGGCGACGCGCGGCTCTCGCAGGAGCTCGCCGCGGCGCTGCTGGAAGAGGGTATCTACGTGATTGGGTTCTACTTTCCCGTCGTTCCGAAGGGGGAGGCGCGCATCCGGGTGCAGCTCTCCGCCGACCACTCGGAGGCCCAGGTCGACCAGGCGATCGCGGCGTTCGCGCGCGCGGGCAAGCGCCTCGGCGTGTTGGCGTAG
- a CDS encoding S41 family peptidase, with amino-acid sequence MRTPQVAAVSLAAVALAAAVCTGLYARHEARVAPAPTVTVHEQKVGPAPAPDEAADEDDEPPGYAFHTPSGKPSALRCDDAHRIIWQVHGNMASPPARVELGPFVDSASDWLDPHALWSVAADAPRDALGVELRRLLPELQARHGRGCPSADASGEVLARWVDELRVVFDAGRASATVGDLSGASAPLPAAGEAKVAARELGLRVGGFERAVGPEGKPFAEGARDRFFPTLPARGWGELVLSAAVRAYVPLVDPHGAWAPYDEEASVYDVDLAANAPHPLWTKSEITPVGVALSEGVTAPLVPGDVLLSIADVPLAGLPIEQIEQLGFVASEAKAAVSATVLRGGKLVSLSVGGPRGSAPAPAADAALALPVERVKWGAGDVVVVAIHDVREDLGEELARALRREREGARPLAGVVLDLRGNGGGSTDGAMHAIGLFLPGVSLFPMKRRDGTVEVERATEPPDQDVYRGPLATLVDGATASAAEMMAGAIATYGRGPSVGRRTFGKGCAQEYFDDEPRTGILRLTTLLYALPDGTPVQRVGLAPSLVVPFEGAGAGPVEGREATIAHAPPSWRGPDMRSGKRARADGWSVLREDVGACKDPDVCLALRSLAQGWPRRAPVAKKR; translated from the coding sequence GTGAGGACGCCTCAGGTCGCCGCCGTCTCGCTCGCCGCCGTCGCGCTCGCCGCGGCCGTGTGCACGGGGCTCTACGCGCGGCACGAGGCGCGCGTCGCGCCCGCTCCCACCGTGACGGTGCACGAGCAGAAGGTGGGGCCGGCGCCAGCGCCCGACGAGGCGGCCGACGAAGACGACGAGCCGCCCGGGTACGCCTTCCACACGCCGAGCGGCAAACCGAGCGCGCTCCGGTGCGATGATGCGCATCGTATCATCTGGCAAGTCCATGGGAATATGGCGTCGCCGCCGGCCCGCGTCGAGCTCGGCCCGTTCGTCGACTCGGCCTCGGACTGGCTTGACCCTCACGCGCTCTGGAGCGTGGCGGCGGACGCCCCGCGCGATGCCCTCGGGGTCGAGCTGCGGCGCCTGCTGCCGGAGCTCCAGGCGCGCCACGGCCGCGGGTGCCCCTCGGCCGACGCGTCCGGCGAGGTCCTCGCGCGCTGGGTCGACGAGCTCCGCGTCGTCTTCGACGCGGGCCGCGCGAGCGCCACCGTGGGCGATCTCTCTGGGGCGAGCGCGCCGCTCCCGGCCGCGGGCGAGGCGAAGGTCGCGGCCCGCGAGCTCGGCCTCCGCGTCGGCGGCTTCGAGCGCGCCGTAGGGCCCGAGGGCAAGCCCTTCGCGGAGGGGGCGCGCGACCGCTTCTTCCCGACGCTCCCCGCGCGCGGGTGGGGCGAGCTGGTGCTCTCGGCGGCCGTGCGCGCCTACGTGCCGCTCGTCGACCCTCACGGCGCCTGGGCTCCGTACGACGAAGAGGCGAGCGTCTACGACGTCGACCTCGCGGCGAACGCCCCGCACCCGCTCTGGACGAAGAGCGAAATCACCCCTGTGGGCGTGGCGCTCTCGGAGGGGGTCACCGCGCCGCTCGTCCCGGGCGACGTGCTGCTCTCCATCGCGGACGTGCCGCTCGCCGGGCTCCCCATCGAGCAGATCGAGCAGCTCGGGTTCGTCGCGTCGGAGGCCAAGGCCGCCGTCAGCGCGACGGTGCTCCGCGGAGGGAAGCTCGTCAGCCTCTCCGTCGGCGGACCTCGCGGCAGCGCTCCGGCGCCCGCGGCGGACGCCGCCCTGGCCCTCCCCGTCGAGCGCGTGAAGTGGGGCGCAGGCGACGTCGTCGTGGTGGCCATCCACGACGTGCGCGAGGACCTCGGCGAAGAGCTCGCCCGGGCGCTCCGCCGCGAGCGCGAAGGCGCGCGCCCCCTGGCCGGCGTGGTGCTCGACCTGCGCGGCAACGGCGGCGGCTCGACCGACGGCGCGATGCACGCGATCGGGCTCTTTTTGCCGGGGGTCTCGCTGTTCCCGATGAAGCGCCGGGACGGCACGGTCGAGGTCGAGCGCGCCACCGAGCCGCCCGACCAGGACGTGTACCGCGGCCCGCTCGCCACCCTGGTCGATGGCGCCACCGCGAGCGCGGCCGAGATGATGGCCGGCGCGATCGCGACCTACGGCCGCGGCCCCTCGGTCGGGCGACGCACGTTCGGCAAGGGCTGCGCGCAAGAGTACTTCGACGACGAGCCGCGCACCGGCATCCTCCGGCTCACCACCTTGCTCTACGCGCTCCCCGATGGAACGCCGGTGCAGCGCGTGGGGCTCGCGCCGTCGCTCGTCGTGCCGTTCGAGGGCGCGGGCGCCGGCCCTGTCGAGGGTCGCGAGGCGACGATCGCGCACGCCCCGCCGAGCTGGCGGGGCCCCGACATGCGCTCCGGCAAGCGGGCGCGGGCCGACGGCTGGAGTGTGCTCCGCGAGGACGTTGGCGCGTGCAAAGATCCGGACGTGTGCCTCGCCTTGCGCAGCCTCGCCCAGGGTTGGCCGCGCCGCGCGCCGGTGGCGAAGAAGCGCTAG
- a CDS encoding sigma-70 family RNA polymerase sigma factor: MGSALQEGSFPFYRQQLAALKPLTREAEQELARRFLAGDRRAGGKLVSACLPFVVSIALEYRRWGVPLEDIVQQGNLGLLRAAAKFDPGKDCRLATYAAYWIRAEIREYVVRTFRVVRVGTTKGERRALRAFRTGRDTSAEALAEVSGLSAERIATLLPILAGREASLDAGLEDQSPMVERLGSPEPTPEENASANERQARASDHVKAALGTLTAREELIVRERIMTEDPPTLQALGARLGVSKERVRQIEERARGKLRRELGDLASDVSAIARAS; the protein is encoded by the coding sequence ATGGGCTCGGCACTCCAAGAAGGCAGCTTCCCGTTCTACCGGCAGCAGCTTGCGGCGCTGAAGCCGCTGACGCGCGAGGCGGAGCAGGAGCTCGCCCGCCGCTTCCTCGCCGGCGATCGTCGCGCCGGCGGCAAGCTCGTGTCGGCGTGTCTCCCGTTCGTCGTCTCGATCGCCCTCGAGTACCGGCGCTGGGGCGTGCCGCTCGAGGACATCGTGCAGCAGGGCAACCTCGGTCTGCTCCGCGCGGCGGCCAAGTTCGACCCCGGCAAAGATTGCCGGCTCGCGACCTACGCCGCTTATTGGATACGCGCCGAGATCCGAGAGTACGTCGTCCGCACCTTCCGAGTGGTCCGCGTGGGCACCACGAAGGGTGAGCGCCGTGCCCTCCGCGCCTTCCGTACGGGGCGCGACACCTCGGCCGAGGCGCTCGCGGAGGTGTCGGGCCTGTCGGCCGAGCGAATCGCGACGCTGCTTCCCATCCTCGCCGGCCGCGAGGCGAGCCTCGACGCGGGCCTCGAGGATCAGTCTCCGATGGTCGAACGGCTGGGCTCTCCCGAGCCCACGCCGGAGGAGAACGCCTCGGCGAACGAACGCCAAGCGCGCGCCTCCGACCACGTGAAGGCCGCGCTCGGCACCCTCACCGCGCGGGAAGAGCTGATCGTGCGCGAGCGCATCATGACCGAAGACCCGCCCACACTCCAGGCGCTCGGCGCGCGCCTCGGGGTCTCGAAGGAGCGCGTGCGGCAGATCGAAGAGCGCGCGCGTGGCAAGCTCCGCCGCGAGCTCGGCGACCTCGCCTCGGACGTGAGCGCGATCGCCAGGGCCTCCTAA
- a CDS encoding OmpA family protein, whose translation MSGSALVSVALLALATTLEACAPIPAPRELVVARAAFRRAQTATPDAPVEVDHARRALGAAEQRFQEIGAEPEVSSLAFVAERQAQRAESAARRVRLERELTELTAAAKARAVARDVRAREAEAKARDELARKTRELEAAAQLAGARREAEERAQRATDALRKIATAVRTEPRGVVLTFAEATLFAQGATAPSPGGRAKLDELATTLQRDRPGVRTAVEAHTDNQRSKQQNARLSKARAEAVAAYLAKKGLSGVRAEGLGEQRPLASNSTTEGRLTNRRVEIVLEP comes from the coding sequence GTGTCCGGCTCGGCCCTCGTGTCCGTCGCGCTGCTCGCGCTCGCGACGACGCTCGAGGCGTGTGCGCCGATCCCCGCGCCGCGCGAGCTCGTGGTGGCCCGTGCGGCCTTTCGGCGCGCCCAGACGGCGACGCCCGACGCCCCGGTGGAGGTCGACCATGCGCGACGCGCGCTTGGGGCCGCCGAGCAGCGATTCCAGGAGATCGGCGCCGAGCCAGAGGTGTCGAGCCTGGCCTTTGTGGCCGAGCGCCAGGCGCAGCGCGCGGAGAGCGCGGCGAGGCGTGTTCGCCTCGAGCGCGAGCTCACCGAGCTCACCGCGGCCGCAAAGGCGCGGGCGGTCGCGCGCGACGTGCGGGCCCGCGAGGCCGAGGCGAAGGCGCGGGACGAGCTCGCCCGGAAGACCCGCGAGCTCGAGGCCGCGGCGCAGCTCGCCGGGGCGCGGCGCGAAGCGGAGGAGCGCGCGCAACGCGCGACCGACGCGCTCCGAAAGATCGCGACCGCGGTGCGCACCGAGCCGCGCGGCGTGGTGCTGACGTTCGCCGAGGCGACGCTCTTCGCTCAAGGCGCGACCGCGCCCTCGCCGGGCGGGCGCGCCAAGCTCGACGAGCTGGCGACCACGCTCCAGCGCGACCGCCCCGGCGTCCGTACGGCGGTGGAGGCCCACACCGACAACCAGCGCTCGAAGCAGCAGAACGCCAGACTCTCGAAGGCCCGCGCGGAGGCCGTCGCAGCCTACCTGGCGAAGAAGGGGCTGTCCGGCGTTCGCGCCGAGGGGCTCGGCGAGCAGCGCCCGCTGGCGTCGAACTCGACCACCGAGGGCCGGCTCACCAACCGACGCGTGGAGATCGTGCTCGAACCCTGA
- a CDS encoding alpha/beta hydrolase family protein, whose amino-acid sequence MSASRLAHVLVDRLVARLARKGKLFEDGFGDVATLRGISGEIRDYTHAREVGVANLAWERPEKTTLGVRVRRGTFESPLARLLPREARTAHFELLLPAKPRGVCLLLAATAEEGFARRRLFARHLFPEGLGVASLESPLYGLRRPAGQVGPRIRTVAEHFALNLATVDEGRALLAFLRAEVCEDVGVSGFSQGGFMGGFVAALSPFPLAAILRGAGDSVLPVFTRDAMTRVVDWASLVRDVGSRNAATSLFEEVLAPVRISRHPPPVFPRAAIIVYGQHDEFVVRHEAEALARYWRCELRRKPAGHVTQALFYRSAHARAVTDAFARLRER is encoded by the coding sequence ATGAGCGCGTCACGCCTCGCGCACGTGCTCGTCGATCGCCTGGTCGCTCGGCTCGCCCGCAAGGGGAAGCTCTTCGAGGACGGCTTCGGCGACGTCGCCACGCTGCGCGGGATCTCGGGCGAGATCCGCGACTACACGCACGCGCGTGAGGTGGGCGTGGCCAACCTCGCGTGGGAGCGGCCCGAGAAGACCACGCTCGGCGTGCGCGTGCGGCGCGGCACGTTCGAGTCGCCGCTGGCTCGGCTGCTGCCGCGCGAGGCTCGCACGGCCCATTTCGAGCTGCTGCTGCCGGCGAAGCCACGCGGCGTGTGCCTGCTGCTCGCGGCCACGGCGGAGGAGGGCTTCGCGCGGCGGCGCCTCTTCGCGCGGCACCTGTTCCCCGAGGGGCTCGGGGTCGCCTCCCTCGAGAGCCCGCTCTACGGGCTTCGTCGGCCCGCGGGCCAGGTGGGGCCGCGCATCCGGACCGTCGCCGAGCACTTCGCGCTGAACCTCGCGACCGTGGACGAGGGGCGCGCGCTCCTCGCCTTTCTGCGCGCCGAGGTGTGCGAGGATGTGGGTGTAAGCGGGTTTAGTCAGGGCGGCTTCATGGGCGGCTTCGTGGCGGCGCTCTCGCCGTTCCCGCTCGCCGCCATCCTGCGGGGCGCTGGTGACTCGGTGCTCCCTGTCTTCACACGAGACGCGATGACCCGTGTAGTCGACTGGGCAAGCCTCGTGCGCGACGTCGGTTCCCGCAACGCCGCGACGAGCCTGTTCGAGGAGGTGCTCGCGCCCGTGCGCATCAGCCGGCATCCGCCGCCGGTGTTCCCTCGCGCTGCCATCATCGTGTACGGCCAGCACGACGAGTTCGTCGTACGGCACGAGGCGGAGGCGCTCGCGCGGTACTGGCGGTGCGAGCTGCGCCGCAAGCCGGCGGGGCACGTCACGCAGGCGCTGTTCTATCGTTCGGCGCACGCGCGCGCCGTCACCGACGCGTTCGCGCGGCTGCGCGAGCGCTGA